In Streptomyces alboniger, the following are encoded in one genomic region:
- a CDS encoding carbohydrate kinase family protein produces the protein MRIAVTGSIATDHLMTFPGRFADQLVADQLHTVSLSFLVDALDVRRGGVAANITFGMGQLGTHPILVGAAGSDFDEYRAWLDRHGVDTASVRISETLHTARFVCTTDADHNQIGSFYTGAMSEARLIELKTVADRVGGLDLVLIGADDPEAMLRHTEECRTREIPFAADFSQQIARMDGDEIRTLLDGATYLFSNEYEKGLIESKTGWTDAEILSRVGHRVTTLGANGVRIESVGQDPIEVGVPEEEAKVEPTGVGDAFRAGFLSGLAWGVSHERAAQVGCMLATLVIETVGTQEYELQRSNFMDRFTKAYGHEAANEVRTHLV, from the coding sequence GTGCGTATCGCAGTCACCGGCTCCATCGCCACCGACCACCTGATGACCTTCCCCGGCCGCTTCGCCGACCAGCTGGTCGCCGATCAGCTGCACACGGTCTCCCTCTCCTTCCTGGTCGACGCCCTCGACGTCCGCAGGGGAGGCGTGGCCGCCAACATCACCTTCGGCATGGGCCAGCTCGGCACCCACCCGATCCTGGTCGGCGCCGCCGGCTCCGACTTCGACGAGTACCGCGCCTGGCTCGACCGGCACGGCGTGGACACCGCCTCGGTGCGGATCTCCGAGACCCTGCACACCGCCCGCTTCGTCTGCACCACGGACGCCGACCACAACCAGATCGGCTCCTTCTACACGGGCGCGATGAGCGAGGCCCGCCTCATCGAACTGAAGACCGTCGCCGACCGCGTGGGCGGGCTCGACCTCGTCCTGATCGGCGCCGACGACCCCGAGGCGATGCTCCGGCACACCGAGGAGTGCCGCACCCGCGAGATCCCCTTCGCCGCGGACTTCTCGCAGCAGATCGCCCGCATGGATGGCGACGAGATCCGCACCCTCCTGGACGGCGCCACGTACCTCTTCTCCAACGAGTACGAGAAGGGCCTCATCGAGTCCAAGACCGGCTGGACCGACGCCGAGATCCTCTCCCGCGTCGGACACCGCGTGACCACCCTCGGCGCCAACGGCGTGCGCATCGAGTCCGTCGGCCAGGACCCGATCGAGGTCGGCGTCCCGGAGGAGGAGGCGAAGGTCGAGCCGACCGGCGTCGGCGACGCGTTCCGCGCGGGTTTCCTGTCCGGCCTCGCCTGGGGCGTCTCCCACGAGCGCGCCGCGCAGGTGGGCTGCATGCTCGCCACCCTCGTCATCGAGACCGTCGGCACGCAGGAGTACGAGCTCCAGCGCAGCAACTTCATGGACCGCTTCACCAAGGCGTACGGCCACGAGGCCGCCAACGAGGTCCGTACGCACCTCGTCTAG
- a CDS encoding sensor histidine kinase, which produces MTTLGRGRCWARAHPLAVDAALAAVVLVCMVIGSFAEPYGEHGPTWGTRTSDAPSLLLMALGALALVARRRAPWCVLAVTCAAAITELLTGDPRAPVVLCAVIALFTVAATTDRSTTWRIGLVTIAGLTGVAMLSGPLPWYAQENLGIFAWTGMAAAAGDAVRSRRAFVDAIRERAERAERTREEEARRRVAEERLRIARDLHDVVAHHIALVNVQAGVAAHVMDKRPDQAKEALSHVRDASRSALNELRATVGLLRQTGDPEAPTEPAPGLHRLDELVETFRNAGLPVEVALGQVGLELPAAVDLAAFRVIQEALTNVQKHAGRHARAEVSVVRVGPNVEVTVIDGGPGHGESGEGEGGEGGDVEGQRNTDGGGHGLLGMRERVTALGGNCSAGPRYGGGFRVHAILPVAPVTTAKGGTA; this is translated from the coding sequence GTGACCACGCTAGGTAGAGGCCGCTGCTGGGCCCGAGCACACCCGCTGGCGGTGGACGCGGCGCTGGCCGCCGTCGTCCTCGTCTGCATGGTCATCGGCTCCTTCGCCGAGCCCTACGGGGAGCACGGCCCCACCTGGGGCACCCGCACCTCCGACGCCCCGAGCCTGCTCCTGATGGCGCTCGGCGCCCTCGCCCTGGTCGCGCGCCGCCGCGCCCCCTGGTGCGTACTCGCCGTCACCTGCGCCGCCGCCATCACCGAACTGCTCACGGGCGACCCCCGCGCGCCCGTCGTGCTGTGTGCGGTCATCGCCCTGTTCACCGTTGCCGCCACCACCGACCGCTCCACGACCTGGCGGATCGGCCTGGTCACCATCGCGGGCCTCACCGGCGTCGCGATGCTCTCGGGCCCCCTGCCCTGGTACGCCCAGGAGAACCTCGGCATCTTCGCCTGGACCGGCATGGCCGCCGCCGCGGGCGACGCGGTGCGCAGCCGCCGCGCCTTCGTGGACGCCATAAGGGAGCGCGCCGAGCGGGCCGAGCGGACCCGCGAGGAAGAGGCCAGGCGCCGCGTCGCCGAGGAACGGCTGCGCATCGCCCGCGACCTGCACGACGTGGTCGCCCACCACATCGCCCTGGTCAACGTGCAGGCGGGCGTCGCCGCGCACGTCATGGACAAGCGGCCCGACCAGGCGAAGGAAGCCCTCTCGCACGTACGCGACGCCAGCCGCTCCGCGCTCAACGAACTCCGCGCCACCGTCGGCCTGTTGCGCCAGACCGGCGACCCCGAGGCGCCCACCGAACCCGCGCCCGGCCTGCACCGGCTCGACGAACTCGTCGAGACCTTCCGCAACGCGGGCCTGCCCGTGGAGGTCGCCCTCGGCCAGGTCGGCCTGGAGCTGCCCGCGGCCGTCGACCTCGCCGCGTTCAGGGTCATCCAGGAAGCCCTCACCAACGTGCAGAAGCACGCGGGACGACATGCCAGGGCCGAGGTCAGCGTCGTCCGCGTCGGTCCGAACGTCGAGGTCACCGTCATCGACGGCGGACCGGGCCACGGCGAGAGCGGCGAGGGCGAGGGCGGCGAGGGCGGCGACGTAGAAGGGCAGCGCAACACCGACGGCGGCGGCCACGGCCTGCTCGGCATGCGCGAGCGCGTCACGGCCCTCGGCGGCAACTGCTCCGCGGGGCCCCGCTACGGCGGCGGGTTCCGCGTCCATGCGATCCTGCCCGTCGCCCCCGTCACCACGGCAAAGGGAGGGACTGCGTGA
- a CDS encoding PspA/IM30 family protein, whose amino-acid sequence MSGVMKRMGMIFRAKANKALDRAEDPRETLDYSYQKQLELLQKVRRGVADVATSRKRLELQLAQLNKQSSTLEDQGRKALALGREDLAREALSRRAALQQQVTDLETQHQTLQGEEEKLTLAAQRLQAKVDAFRTKKETIKATYTAAQAQTRIGEAFSGISEEMGDVGMAIQRAEDKTAQLQARAGAIDELLASGALDDSSGLAKDDIQSELDRLSGGTDVELELQRMKAELAGGSGGGQQAIEGGQGRPQAQQQPQDTPRLDKQ is encoded by the coding sequence ATGAGCGGTGTCATGAAGCGTATGGGGATGATCTTCCGCGCGAAGGCGAACAAAGCCCTTGACCGGGCCGAGGACCCGCGCGAAACCCTCGATTACTCCTACCAGAAACAGCTGGAGCTGCTCCAGAAGGTCCGCCGCGGCGTCGCCGACGTGGCAACCTCCCGCAAGCGCCTCGAACTACAGCTGGCCCAGCTCAACAAGCAGTCCTCCACCCTTGAGGACCAGGGCCGCAAGGCCCTCGCCCTCGGCCGTGAGGACCTCGCCCGCGAAGCACTCTCCCGCCGGGCCGCGCTCCAGCAGCAGGTGACCGACCTGGAGACGCAGCACCAGACGCTCCAGGGCGAGGAGGAGAAGCTCACCCTCGCGGCCCAGCGCCTCCAGGCCAAGGTCGACGCCTTCCGGACGAAGAAGGAGACGATCAAGGCCACGTACACCGCCGCGCAGGCGCAGACCCGCATCGGCGAGGCCTTCTCCGGCATCTCGGAGGAGATGGGCGACGTCGGCATGGCGATCCAGCGCGCCGAGGACAAGACCGCGCAGCTCCAGGCGCGGGCCGGCGCGATCGACGAACTGCTCGCCTCCGGTGCCCTCGACGACTCCTCCGGTCTCGCCAAGGACGACATCCAGTCCGAGCTGGATCGCCTCTCCGGTGGTACTGATGTAGAGCTGGAGTTGCAGCGCATGAAGGCGGAGCTGGCCGGAGGCTCCGGCGGTGGGCAGCAGGCGATCGAGGGCGGCCAGGGCCGGCCCCAGGCGCAGCAGCAGCCGCAGGACACCCCGCGCCTCGACAAGCAGTGA
- the nadA gene encoding quinolinate synthase NadA translates to MRVVTTAQSPVDLVDLEVQPTPLALLLLGREADPKSERGVECPGDLPSPSDPDLVERARAAKEKLGDKVFVLGHHYQRDEVIQFADVTGDSFKLARDAAARPDAEYIVFCGVHFMAESADILTTDDQKVVLPDLAAGCSMADMATAEQVAECWDVLTEAGIAEQVVPVSYMNSSADIKAFTGKHGGTICTSSNAKRALEWAFEQGGTGATKVLFLPDQHLGRNTAVRDMGFSLDDCVVYNPHKPNGGLTVEQLRDAKMILWRGHCSVHGRFSLESVEDVRARIPGVNVLVHPECKHEVVAAADYVGSTEHIIKTLEAAPAGSKWAIGTELNLVRRLANRFAAEGKEIVFLDKTVCFCSTMNRIDLPHLVWTLESLAEGNLVNQIEVDRETEQFAKLALERMLALP, encoded by the coding sequence GTGCGTGTCGTGACCACCGCCCAGTCCCCCGTGGACCTCGTTGACCTTGAGGTTCAGCCCACGCCGCTCGCCCTGCTGCTGCTCGGCCGCGAGGCCGACCCCAAGAGCGAGCGTGGCGTGGAGTGCCCCGGTGACCTGCCGTCCCCCTCCGACCCGGATCTGGTGGAGCGTGCCCGGGCCGCCAAGGAGAAGCTCGGGGACAAGGTCTTCGTGCTCGGCCACCACTACCAGCGCGACGAGGTCATCCAGTTCGCGGATGTGACCGGTGACTCCTTCAAGCTGGCGCGCGACGCCGCCGCACGGCCCGACGCCGAGTACATCGTCTTCTGCGGTGTGCACTTCATGGCCGAGTCCGCCGACATCCTGACCACCGACGACCAGAAGGTCGTGCTCCCCGACCTGGCCGCCGGCTGCTCGATGGCCGACATGGCCACCGCCGAACAGGTCGCCGAGTGCTGGGACGTGCTGACCGAGGCGGGCATCGCCGAGCAGGTCGTCCCCGTCTCGTACATGAACTCCTCGGCCGACATCAAGGCGTTCACCGGCAAGCACGGCGGCACGATCTGCACGTCGTCGAACGCCAAGCGCGCGCTGGAGTGGGCCTTCGAGCAGGGCGGGACCGGCGCGACGAAGGTCCTCTTCCTGCCCGACCAGCACCTGGGCCGCAACACCGCCGTGCGCGACATGGGCTTCTCGCTCGACGACTGCGTGGTCTACAACCCGCACAAGCCGAACGGCGGCCTGACCGTCGAGCAGCTGCGCGACGCGAAGATGATCCTGTGGCGCGGGCACTGCTCGGTGCACGGCCGCTTCTCGCTGGAGTCGGTCGAGGACGTGCGCGCGCGGATACCGGGTGTGAACGTCCTGGTGCACCCGGAGTGCAAGCACGAGGTCGTGGCCGCCGCCGACTACGTGGGCTCTACCGAGCACATCATCAAGACCCTGGAGGCGGCGCCCGCCGGCTCGAAGTGGGCCATCGGCACGGAGCTGAACCTCGTACGCCGTCTGGCGAACCGCTTCGCCGCCGAGGGCAAGGAGATCGTCTTCCTCGACAAGACGGTCTGCTTCTGCTCGACCATGAACCGCATCGACCTGCCGCACCTGGTCTGGACGCTGGAGTCGCTGGCCGAGGGCAACCTCGTCAACCAGATCGAGGTGGACCGCGAGACCGAGCAGTTCGCGAAGCTGGCGCTGGAGCGGATGCTGGCGCTTCCGTAG
- a CDS encoding DUF3043 domain-containing protein: MRSHPVPLDFVFRSRSKEEKAPAAQAPVTDSKQPRDPQAPKGRPTPKRALAQSQRRSVTNTPTTRKEAAKRQRDERRAQMAKQREALASGDERFLPARDKGPVRKFARDFVDSRFCIAEFFLPLAVIILVLSMVRVPQLQNVALLLWLFVIVLIIVDSVVTAFRLKKRLAERFPGESRKGAVAYALMRTLQMRRLRLPKPQVKRGERP; encoded by the coding sequence ATGCGCTCGCACCCCGTACCCTTGGATTTTGTGTTCCGTAGCCGATCCAAGGAAGAGAAGGCCCCGGCCGCGCAGGCGCCGGTGACCGACTCCAAGCAGCCCCGTGACCCGCAGGCCCCCAAGGGCCGCCCCACCCCCAAGCGCGCCCTGGCACAGTCGCAGCGCCGCAGCGTGACCAATACGCCGACGACGCGCAAGGAGGCGGCGAAGCGGCAGCGTGACGAGCGCCGCGCCCAGATGGCGAAGCAGCGCGAGGCGCTGGCCAGCGGTGACGAGCGGTTCCTGCCCGCTCGTGACAAGGGCCCCGTGCGCAAGTTCGCTCGCGACTTCGTCGACTCGCGCTTTTGCATCGCGGAGTTCTTCCTGCCGCTCGCGGTGATCATCCTCGTCCTGAGCATGGTCCGCGTGCCCCAGTTGCAGAACGTCGCGCTGCTGCTCTGGCTCTTCGTGATCGTGCTGATCATCGTGGACTCCGTCGTCACCGCGTTCCGCCTGAAGAAGCGCCTCGCCGAGCGGTTCCCGGGCGAGAGCAGGAAGGGCGCCGTCGCCTACGCCCTGATGCGCACGCTCCAGATGCGCCGGCTGAGGCTGCCGAAGCCGCAGGTCAAGCGCGGAGAGCGGCCCTGA
- a CDS encoding HesB/IscA family protein, with translation MSVSDETTTVSDGILLSDAAAAKVKGLLEQEGRDDLALRVAVQPGGCSGLRYQLFFDERTLDGDVVKDFDGVKVVTDRMSAPYLGGASIDFVDTIEKQGFTIDNPNATGSCACGDSFS, from the coding sequence ATGTCCGTATCGGACGAGACCACCACCGTGAGCGACGGCATCCTCCTGTCGGACGCCGCCGCGGCCAAGGTGAAGGGCCTGCTGGAGCAGGAAGGCCGGGACGACCTGGCGCTGCGCGTGGCCGTCCAGCCCGGCGGCTGTTCGGGCCTGCGCTACCAGCTGTTCTTCGACGAGCGCACGCTCGACGGCGACGTCGTCAAGGACTTCGACGGCGTGAAGGTCGTCACCGACCGGATGAGCGCTCCCTACCTGGGCGGCGCCTCCATCGACTTCGTCGACACCATCGAGAAGCAGGGCTTCACGATCGACAACCCGAACGCCACCGGCTCCTGCGCCTGTGGCGACTCCTTCAGCTAA
- a CDS encoding class I SAM-dependent methyltransferase, which translates to MARQLDEQIAARFPVGQRLRVLDVGMGQGTQALRLARAGHKVTGIEQDSAMIAAAREALAEEPEGIRGRVRIVEGDGHQTGVHFLPGSFDVVLCHGVLMYSDEPDALLAGLARMLAPGGLLSLLVRNADALAMRPGLGGDWSGALAAFDSVTYRNRLGLDVRADRLDALSATLAGIAAPLQVWYGVRIFTDTVGDGTPLPPEGELEALLAAEERAGRTDPYRRVAALLHLCGVRD; encoded by the coding sequence GTGGCCCGCCAGCTCGACGAGCAGATAGCCGCGCGCTTCCCCGTGGGGCAGCGGCTGCGGGTGCTCGACGTCGGGATGGGCCAGGGCACGCAGGCCCTGCGGCTCGCCCGCGCCGGGCACAAGGTGACGGGGATCGAGCAGGACTCCGCGATGATCGCCGCCGCGCGCGAGGCGCTCGCCGAGGAGCCCGAGGGCATCCGGGGCCGGGTGCGCATCGTCGAGGGCGACGGCCACCAGACCGGGGTGCACTTCCTGCCGGGCAGCTTCGACGTCGTGCTCTGCCACGGCGTCCTGATGTACTCCGACGAGCCCGACGCCCTGCTGGCGGGTCTTGCCCGGATGCTGGCCCCCGGCGGTCTGCTGTCGCTGCTCGTACGCAACGCGGACGCGCTGGCCATGCGGCCGGGTCTCGGCGGCGACTGGAGCGGCGCGCTGGCCGCCTTCGACTCCGTCACCTACCGCAACCGCCTGGGTCTGGACGTACGGGCCGACCGGCTCGACGCCCTGTCGGCGACGCTCGCGGGCATCGCCGCGCCGCTCCAGGTCTGGTACGGCGTACGGATCTTCACGGACACCGTCGGTGACGGGACGCCGCTCCCCCCGGAGGGGGAACTCGAAGCGCTGCTGGCCGCCGAGGAGCGGGCCGGGCGCACCGACCCCTATCGGCGGGTCGCCGCCTTGCTGCATCTGTGCGGGGTGCGGGACTAG
- the pspAA gene encoding PspA-associated protein PspAA has protein sequence MIVRIMGEGQVKLADSHFAELNKLDDELLTEMESGDAAGFRRTLHALLDKVRELGDPLPDDALEPSQLILPAPDATLDEVREMLSDDGLIPG, from the coding sequence ATGATCGTACGGATCATGGGGGAGGGGCAGGTGAAGCTGGCCGACAGCCACTTCGCCGAGCTGAACAAGCTGGACGACGAGCTGCTCACCGAGATGGAGAGCGGCGACGCGGCCGGCTTCCGGCGCACGCTCCACGCGCTCCTCGACAAGGTCCGGGAGCTGGGCGACCCCCTCCCGGACGACGCCCTGGAACCCTCGCAGCTGATCCTCCCCGCCCCGGACGCGACCCTGGACGAGGTCCGGGAGATGCTGAGCGACGACGGCTTGATCCCGGGCTGA
- a CDS encoding response regulator, translated as MTIRVLLADDQALLRSAFRVLVDSEPDMEVVGEASDGAEAVRLAASERPDVVLMDIRMPGTDGLAATRMISADPALTHVRVVMLTTFEVDEYVVQSLRAGASGFLGKGAEPDELLGAIRIAAAGEALLSPVATKGLIAKFLAQGEGSDGETPLRGERLDALTSREREVLVQVAGGYSNDEIAEHLEVSPLTVKTHVNRAMAKLGARDRAQLVVIAYESGLVRPRVE; from the coding sequence GTGACGATCCGCGTACTGCTCGCCGACGACCAGGCGTTGCTGCGCAGCGCGTTCAGGGTGCTCGTCGACTCCGAACCCGACATGGAGGTCGTCGGCGAGGCGTCCGACGGCGCGGAGGCGGTGCGGCTCGCCGCCTCCGAGCGCCCCGACGTGGTCCTGATGGACATCCGCATGCCCGGCACGGACGGCCTTGCGGCCACCCGTATGATCAGCGCCGACCCCGCCCTGACCCACGTACGCGTGGTGATGCTGACGACCTTCGAGGTCGACGAGTACGTGGTGCAGTCGCTGCGCGCCGGCGCCTCCGGATTCCTCGGCAAGGGCGCCGAGCCCGACGAACTGCTCGGCGCCATCCGCATCGCGGCGGCGGGCGAGGCGCTGCTCTCCCCGGTGGCGACCAAGGGGCTGATCGCCAAGTTCCTGGCACAGGGCGAGGGTTCGGACGGCGAGACCCCGCTGCGCGGCGAGCGGCTCGACGCGCTCACCAGCCGGGAACGCGAAGTGCTGGTCCAGGTCGCGGGCGGTTACTCGAACGACGAGATCGCCGAGCACCTTGAGGTCAGCCCGCTCACCGTGAAGACCCATGTGAACCGCGCGATGGCGAAGCTCGGTGCCCGCGACAGGGCCCAACTCGTCGTCATAGCCTACGAGTCGGGCCTGGTACGTCCACGGGTGGAGTGA
- a CDS encoding efflux RND transporter permease subunit: protein MSWLSRFSLAQRALIGLMSIIALVFGAIAIPQLKQQLLPTIELPMVSVIAPYQGASPDVVEKQVVEPLENSIDTVDGITGITSTASEGNAVIMAQFDYGDGSEQLVADVQQAVNRARAELPDDVDPQVVAGSTDDIPTVVLSVTSDKDQQALADQLDRTVVPSLKDIDGVGQVTVDGVRDLQVNVTPDDKKLTKAGLTPAALGKALQAGGATLPAGSFDEGGKNRTVQVGGGFTSLRQIEDLRVTPEADAGKRPGKPVRLGDVAAVKQEPSTAASITRTNGEPSLAVAVTMDQDGSAVAISDAVKDKLPDLREDLGSGADLTVASDQGPAVSKSIEGLTTEGALGLVFAVIVILVFLASLRSTLVTAVSIPLSVVLALIVLWTRDLSLNLLTLGALTIAIGRVVDDSIVVLENIKRHLGYGEEREQAILRAVREVAGAVTSSTLTTVAVFVPIGLVGGMVGELFGAFSLTIAAALLASLLVSLTVVPVLSYWFLRPPKAIRGVDPEEARRKAEEKESRSRLQRTYVPVLRFATRRRFTSVGIAIVILVGTFGMTPLLKTNFFDQGEQEVLSIKQELKPGTSLAASDASAKKIEKMLSGIDEIKDYQVTIGSSGFLAAFGGGTDTNQASYTLTLKDKASYEETQDLVEKELGKLSGIGRTTVAAGDGFGNQDLSVVVKAADSEVLRKASDQVRDEVAKLDDVTDVQSDLAQSIPRISVKANASTAEAGFDATTLGQAVTQAVRGTTSGKAVLDDTERDIVIKSAKPAKTLDELKKLPLGPGVKLGAIADVELADSPVSMTRIDGARAATITAKPTGDNTGAVSADLTKKLDALKLPAGATASIGGVSEDQDEAFASLGLAMLAAIAIVFMLLVATFRSLIQPLILLVSIPFAATGAIGLLIATDTPMGVPAMIGMLMLIGIVVTNAIVLIDLINQYRRQGYGTVEAVIEGGRHRLRPILMTALATIFALLPMALGITGQGGFIAQPLAVVVIGGLITSTLLTLLLVPTLYAMVELRKERRRAKREAKRAKKAGIPPQGTDSNAPEPAAQV, encoded by the coding sequence ATGTCCTGGCTGTCCAGGTTCAGCCTCGCCCAACGGGCGCTGATCGGACTGATGTCGATCATCGCGCTCGTCTTCGGAGCGATCGCTATCCCGCAGCTCAAACAGCAGCTGCTGCCCACCATCGAATTACCCATGGTGTCCGTGATCGCCCCCTACCAGGGCGCGTCCCCCGATGTGGTCGAGAAGCAGGTCGTCGAGCCGCTCGAGAACAGCATCGACACGGTCGACGGCATCACCGGCATCACCTCCACGGCGAGCGAGGGCAACGCCGTGATCATGGCCCAGTTCGACTACGGAGACGGCTCCGAGCAGCTCGTCGCCGACGTCCAGCAGGCCGTGAACCGCGCCCGGGCCGAACTCCCCGACGACGTCGACCCGCAGGTCGTCGCCGGCTCCACCGACGACATCCCGACCGTCGTCCTCTCCGTCACCTCCGACAAGGACCAGCAGGCCCTCGCCGACCAGCTCGACCGCACCGTCGTGCCGTCCCTGAAGGACATCGACGGCGTCGGCCAGGTCACCGTCGACGGCGTGCGCGACCTCCAGGTCAACGTCACCCCCGACGACAAGAAGCTGACGAAGGCGGGCCTGACCCCGGCCGCGCTCGGCAAGGCGCTCCAGGCGGGCGGCGCCACGCTCCCCGCCGGCTCCTTCGACGAGGGCGGCAAGAACCGCACCGTCCAGGTCGGCGGCGGCTTCACCTCGCTCCGGCAGATCGAGGACCTGAGGGTCACGCCCGAGGCCGACGCAGGCAAGCGGCCCGGCAAGCCGGTGCGCCTCGGCGATGTCGCCGCGGTGAAGCAGGAGCCGTCCACCGCGGCCTCCATCACACGCACGAACGGCGAGCCCAGCCTGGCCGTCGCCGTCACCATGGACCAGGACGGCAGCGCCGTCGCCATCTCGGACGCGGTCAAGGACAAGCTCCCCGACCTGCGCGAGGACCTCGGTTCCGGCGCCGACCTCACGGTCGCGAGCGACCAGGGCCCGGCCGTCTCCAAGTCCATCGAAGGCCTCACCACCGAGGGCGCGCTCGGCCTGGTCTTCGCGGTCATCGTCATCCTGGTCTTCCTGGCGTCGCTCCGCTCGACGCTGGTCACGGCGGTCTCCATCCCGCTGTCGGTGGTCCTCGCCCTGATCGTCCTGTGGACCCGCGACCTGTCGCTCAACCTGCTCACACTGGGCGCGCTGACCATCGCCATCGGCCGTGTCGTCGACGACTCCATCGTGGTCCTGGAGAACATCAAGCGCCACCTCGGCTACGGCGAGGAGCGCGAGCAGGCGATCCTCAGGGCCGTGCGCGAGGTCGCCGGCGCGGTGACGTCCTCGACGCTCACCACGGTCGCCGTCTTCGTGCCGATCGGCCTGGTCGGCGGCATGGTGGGCGAGCTGTTCGGGGCGTTCTCGCTGACGATCGCGGCGGCGCTCCTCGCCTCGCTGCTCGTCTCGCTCACCGTCGTGCCGGTCCTCTCGTACTGGTTCCTGCGTCCCCCCAAGGCGATCCGCGGGGTCGACCCGGAGGAGGCCCGCCGCAAGGCCGAGGAGAAGGAGAGCCGCAGCAGGCTCCAGCGGACCTACGTCCCGGTGCTGCGCTTCGCGACCCGCCGCCGGTTCACCAGCGTCGGCATCGCGATCGTCATCCTGGTCGGCACGTTCGGCATGACACCCCTGCTGAAGACCAACTTCTTCGACCAGGGCGAGCAGGAAGTCCTCAGCATCAAGCAGGAGTTGAAGCCCGGCACCAGCCTCGCCGCGTCCGACGCCTCGGCGAAGAAGATCGAGAAGATGCTGTCCGGCATCGACGAGATCAAGGACTACCAGGTCACGATCGGCTCCTCCGGTTTCCTGGCCGCCTTCGGCGGAGGCACGGACACCAACCAGGCCTCGTACACCCTCACCCTCAAGGACAAGGCGTCGTACGAAGAGACGCAGGACCTGGTCGAGAAGGAGCTGGGCAAGCTCTCCGGCATCGGCAGGACCACCGTCGCCGCCGGTGACGGCTTCGGCAACCAGGACCTGAGCGTCGTGGTGAAGGCCGCCGACAGCGAGGTGCTGCGCAAGGCGTCCGACCAGGTGCGCGACGAGGTCGCGAAGCTCGACGACGTCACCGACGTGCAGAGCGACCTGGCGCAGAGCATCCCGAGGATCTCGGTCAAGGCCAATGCCAGCACGGCCGAAGCCGGGTTCGACGCGACGACCCTCGGCCAGGCCGTCACCCAGGCAGTACGCGGCACCACCAGCGGCAAGGCCGTCCTGGACGACACCGAACGCGACATCGTGATCAAGTCCGCGAAGCCGGCGAAGACGCTGGACGAGCTGAAGAAGCTGCCGCTCGGCCCCGGCGTGAAGCTCGGCGCCATCGCCGACGTCGAGCTGGCCGACAGCCCGGTCTCGATGACCCGCATCGACGGCGCGCGCGCCGCGACGATCACCGCGAAGCCGACTGGCGACAACACGGGCGCGGTCAGCGCGGACCTCACCAAGAAGCTGGACGCGCTGAAGCTCCCCGCCGGGGCCACGGCCTCGATCGGCGGCGTCTCCGAGGACCAGGACGAGGCGTTCGCCTCGCTGGGTCTGGCGATGCTGGCGGCGATCGCGATCGTCTTCATGCTGCTGGTCGCCACGTTCCGCTCGCTGATCCAGCCGCTGATCCTGCTGGTCTCCATCCCGTTCGCGGCGACGGGCGCGATCGGCCTGCTGATCGCCACGGACACCCCGATGGGCGTCCCCGCGATGATCGGCATGCTGATGCTCATCGGCATCGTCGTCACCAACGCGATCGTGCTGATCGACCTCATCAACCAGTACCGCAGGCAGGGTTACGGCACGGTCGAGGCGGTCATCGAGGGCGGCCGCCACCGTCTGCGGCCCATCCTCATGACGGCCCTGGCGACGATCTTCGCGCTGCTCCCGATGGCCCTCGGCATCACGGGCCAGGGCGGCTTCATCGCCCAGCCGCTCGCCGTGGTGGTGATAGGCGGACTGATCACGTCGACGCTGCTCACCCTGCTGCTCGTACCGACGCTCTACGCGATGGTGGAGCTGCGCAAGGAGCGCAGGCGCGCCAAGCGCGAGGCGAAGCGGGCGAAGAAGGCGGGGATCCCGCCGCAGGGCACCGACTCGAACGCCCCGGAGCCGGCCGCGCAGGTCTGA